In one window of Bemisia tabaci chromosome 6, PGI_BMITA_v3 DNA:
- the LOC109038650 gene encoding uncharacterized protein isoform X2, producing the protein MTAMIQTRSLGNWCYLFVCWVLVIFHGIRSYSCRTTTHHSDATEELHKGTESGHPLTNETLKEEFLETQKLASKTMRPERSPENRNTGSTEGFINHFLQIVNQDHFIDKSLLIEALFDNSSALEPILITAPPGFGKSVNLAMIYSFFNIPVSAGGIKKPPSESPTARKFIDRKLKITGWASFSALFGSHGVLYLDFEKLNSFYSLLEFRSRFYSVLRSSIDMHPFLRLLKDTTTKNFVKRCYDAPIERHKKQSSLIVCLDKFARILNKFFGNPVLVLIDGATTPHQWILSQQASKGGPWLTNAVIHEILAFTESAKAKLIKGNWFVWKSVLTGVMSFGEEDNLYANNLQYRPALRDEFLKPFYGFLGEEVDQLIALQPPTSRDTLKKNIEHYFNGYRYFHYYQDLSQDSLYCPHHIIHYLIEGKHNDGNLSITELSSYWSPRPLHDFKYLLSPARFGQKFLDSLDPTKGVKIFGTSKLDSAALIALVEAERGIGNPAEHIEDVLFYSLMEQGFYILKEEQGDSSWLLTVPNKAVEFAMRVFAERIVNPFLIGPS; encoded by the exons AGCTTCATAAAGGGACGGAATCAGGCCATCCGCTGACGAACGAAACGCTGAAGGAAGAATTTTTGGAGACTCAAAAGTTGGCTAGCAAAACGATGAGACCGGAAAGA AGTCCCGAAAACAGGAATACAGGATCAACAGAGGGGTTCATTAACCATTTCCTACAAATCGTCAACCAAGACCACTTCATCGACAAAAGTCTCCTCATCGAGGCTCTATTCGACAATAGCTCGGCGTTGGAGCCGATTTTAATAACCGCCCCACCGGGATTCGGCAAATCTGTGAACCTCGCGATGATCTACAGCTTTTTCAACATCCCCGTGTCCGCCGGCGGGATCAAAAAACCACCGTCCGAATCGCCTACAGCCCGAAAATTCATCGatagaaaactgaaaatcacGGGCTGGGCCTCCTTCTCTGCCCTCTTCGGCTCCCACGGGGTTCTCTACTTGGACTTCGAGAAACTGAACTCGTTCTACAGCCTCCTCGAGTTCAGATCACGTTTCTACAGCGTCCTCCGTTCTTCTATCGACATGCACCCTTTTCTACGGCTTCTGAAGGACACAACGACGAAAAACTTCGTAAAAAGATGCTACGATGCGCCAATCGAGCGGCACAAGAAGCAATCCAGCCTGATCGTGTGTTTGGATAAGTTTGCAAGAATACTCAACAAGTTTTTCG GAAATCCGGTTCTAGTTTTAATAGACGGGGCGACGACTCCACATCAGTGGATTTTATCCCAGCAGGCCAGCAAGGGTGGACCGTGGTTGACGAACGCAGTGatccatgaaattttagctTTTACTGAATCGGCGAAAGCGAAGTTGATTAAAGGGAATTGGTTTGTGTGGAAAAGCGTCCTCACCGGGGTCATGAGCTTTGGTGAAGAGGACAACCTCTACGCGAATAATCTGCAATATAGGCCAGCTTTGAGGGATGAATTCTTGAAACCGTTCTATGGTTTTTTGGGTGAGGAG GTGGACCAGCTGATCGCCTTACAGCCACCAACATCCAGGGATACCCTCAAGAAAAACATAGAGCACTACTTCAACGGCTACCGGTACTTCCACTATTACCAGGATCTGTCGCAAGACTCGCTGTACTGTCCACATCATATAATTCATTACCTGATCGAAGGAAAACACAACGATGGCAATTTATCGATAACCGAGCTGAGTTCGTACTGGTCGCCGAGGCCCTTGCACGACTTCAAGTATCTCCTCAGCCCGGCCCGTTTCGGGCAGAAGTTCCTGGACTCGTTGGACCCGACGAAGGGCGTCAAAATTTTCGGGACTAGTAAGCTGGACAGCGCAGCGTTGATCGCTCTAGTGGAGGCAGAGCGTGGGATTGGCAACCCGGCCGAACACATCGAAGACGTCCTGTTCTATTCCCTGATGGAGCAGGGATTCTACATCCTCAAAGAGGAGCAGGGTGATTCTTCCTGGTTGCTCACCGTCCCCAATAAAGCCGTCGAGTTCGCGATGCGGGTTTTCGCGGAGCGGATCGTGAACCCGTTTCTGATTGGTCCGAGCTGA
- the LOC109038650 gene encoding uncharacterized protein isoform X3, whose product MIQTRSLGNWCYLFVCWVLVIFHGIRSYSCRTTTHHSDATEELHKGTESGHPLTNETLKEEFLETQKLASKTMRPERSPENRNTGSTEGFINHFLQIVNQDHFIDKSLLIEALFDNSSALEPILITAPPGFGKSVNLAMIYSFFNIPVSAGGIKKPPSESPTARKFIDRKLKITGWASFSALFGSHGVLYLDFEKLNSFYSLLEFRSRFYSVLRSSIDMHPFLRLLKDTTTKNFVKRCYDAPIERHKKQSSLIVCLDKFARILNKFFGNPVLVLIDGATTPHQWILSQQASKGGPWLTNAVIHEILAFTESAKAKLIKGNWFVWKSVLTGVMSFGEEDNLYANNLQYRPALRDEFLKPFYGFLGEEVDQLIALQPPTSRDTLKKNIEHYFNGYRYFHYYQDLSQDSLYCPHHIIHYLIEGKHNDGNLSITELSSYWSPRPLHDFKYLLSPARFGQKFLDSLDPTKGVKIFGTSKLDSAALIALVEAERGIGNPAEHIEDVLFYSLMEQGFYILKEEQGDSSWLLTVPNKAVEFAMRVFAERIVNPFLIGPS is encoded by the exons AGCTTCATAAAGGGACGGAATCAGGCCATCCGCTGACGAACGAAACGCTGAAGGAAGAATTTTTGGAGACTCAAAAGTTGGCTAGCAAAACGATGAGACCGGAAAGA AGTCCCGAAAACAGGAATACAGGATCAACAGAGGGGTTCATTAACCATTTCCTACAAATCGTCAACCAAGACCACTTCATCGACAAAAGTCTCCTCATCGAGGCTCTATTCGACAATAGCTCGGCGTTGGAGCCGATTTTAATAACCGCCCCACCGGGATTCGGCAAATCTGTGAACCTCGCGATGATCTACAGCTTTTTCAACATCCCCGTGTCCGCCGGCGGGATCAAAAAACCACCGTCCGAATCGCCTACAGCCCGAAAATTCATCGatagaaaactgaaaatcacGGGCTGGGCCTCCTTCTCTGCCCTCTTCGGCTCCCACGGGGTTCTCTACTTGGACTTCGAGAAACTGAACTCGTTCTACAGCCTCCTCGAGTTCAGATCACGTTTCTACAGCGTCCTCCGTTCTTCTATCGACATGCACCCTTTTCTACGGCTTCTGAAGGACACAACGACGAAAAACTTCGTAAAAAGATGCTACGATGCGCCAATCGAGCGGCACAAGAAGCAATCCAGCCTGATCGTGTGTTTGGATAAGTTTGCAAGAATACTCAACAAGTTTTTCG GAAATCCGGTTCTAGTTTTAATAGACGGGGCGACGACTCCACATCAGTGGATTTTATCCCAGCAGGCCAGCAAGGGTGGACCGTGGTTGACGAACGCAGTGatccatgaaattttagctTTTACTGAATCGGCGAAAGCGAAGTTGATTAAAGGGAATTGGTTTGTGTGGAAAAGCGTCCTCACCGGGGTCATGAGCTTTGGTGAAGAGGACAACCTCTACGCGAATAATCTGCAATATAGGCCAGCTTTGAGGGATGAATTCTTGAAACCGTTCTATGGTTTTTTGGGTGAGGAG GTGGACCAGCTGATCGCCTTACAGCCACCAACATCCAGGGATACCCTCAAGAAAAACATAGAGCACTACTTCAACGGCTACCGGTACTTCCACTATTACCAGGATCTGTCGCAAGACTCGCTGTACTGTCCACATCATATAATTCATTACCTGATCGAAGGAAAACACAACGATGGCAATTTATCGATAACCGAGCTGAGTTCGTACTGGTCGCCGAGGCCCTTGCACGACTTCAAGTATCTCCTCAGCCCGGCCCGTTTCGGGCAGAAGTTCCTGGACTCGTTGGACCCGACGAAGGGCGTCAAAATTTTCGGGACTAGTAAGCTGGACAGCGCAGCGTTGATCGCTCTAGTGGAGGCAGAGCGTGGGATTGGCAACCCGGCCGAACACATCGAAGACGTCCTGTTCTATTCCCTGATGGAGCAGGGATTCTACATCCTCAAAGAGGAGCAGGGTGATTCTTCCTGGTTGCTCACCGTCCCCAATAAAGCCGTCGAGTTCGCGATGCGGGTTTTCGCGGAGCGGATCGTGAACCCGTTTCTGATTGGTCCGAGCTGA